In Arctopsyche grandis isolate Sample6627 chromosome 13, ASM5162203v2, whole genome shotgun sequence, one DNA window encodes the following:
- the LOC143921762 gene encoding (E3-independent) E2 ubiquitin-conjugating enzyme UBE2O: MAGAGAVAGAGALQPQPRHQQPQPQPQPQQQQQPADHTYFYEDEVYRVSARGQVGFGLVLDNCEGSSSDSDGEQLQRGDLRVVWHPSGRERVVPDRSVGLADRALMPGDVVRRMIKGKDTQRGYCRDIVVTGAVQVVGTNFVLSTVPSERLQPLEEFTADLAVCLDSWVGTTKIVHSKLRLVSSDGSRLEFPDVNLCLLEDCVQRRRRAVCTGMEHHAASEFYPGQTVVGPLGALDHAVWLNTTKEMDAAKKHKMREHKFTVECVETESVGVHWQCRALGEQAGAGPPQQPRFLVEGEDLRRLKLLNLFEPCTLQVGAKNFLTLTAEDNFCTKAQWKKTQNKLYRALRKQTKPPRSSKSKESVTKESNNAIAISESNTTGAHSFRLPSKPKRRLSAYNREGKIICAHTVQVPIGYEIKQYCLGSKEVTTENSNKDDLDAQTKMDVDIVIVDDEKKAVYKNVDSGTNDKIDVDILNKDSNMKNSILPQRSDEGSHLDVPDKACNGKSSPSDRSCSPEIVEVLEKQKKLRKTKVSNSNRSRSNSPAVFNGEQKNTEHGDLDDSDSWCNTSSDEGTDTDSCATWSSQCSSSTNNSMTSGRGKKSPHLVTKFLKGKRLKRTVRRNSVTPQPKPGDRVVVETLCTKSKANVVWQDGTIEFGIPSTELYPIHHLDGQECFPGDFVISGANSEASPSHRDYGVVQNVDHYGRTAIVKWFRTYTNCQDPVPQMVLESEVSVYDLKDHPDFQYRPGTVVIRVANFTGSEATCTAGQVMDNFPSGQVNVYWVDGHTSMCWPQDLYKVGEYDSDEGDIWADDGSSSDDSWETQSSAGDSGAGSHKGKKIKDDSDEGPLLPDVTTDSSLATTSSSIKGELPKVPRGLEPRAAIHIERGLNAMARMEEILSQNPSLQSHEIMRKLLALYKDCRFLDRLMGTSFFHEDHFQGLLERVRERGGTRESVSGGAGVRRAQNQVLRLFSKDDSDRLDNPINTDLVESSKISQIDNSLISKKSKAMTSLSPTPTSVEINNVKLNPNASSSPKASISREGSPLSNFKNSSEVNNDKSAEGNLNLKEPSLDVKMLSPSSEDSLSKYVTPVGSMGDLTIPFDRSLNCTADKNKNEDSGVDSQSLSISHSNATQIECENNESSSKHSVAGKSSSEDVKSHAGNSTSDSQLSNRNVCLKLCSLITLQLMKACAEVSRRRNSLYVPFLNRLMNEKNTAGAKLPYRFSVQFDDLVVTMTDDEKDDEHKGENSGENPSEKMETTETETATLPSLTDNNVEKTEETNEVISVPPAMVGEFGEGFTVIESAPTSHRFRLSLLQPSEPRVFHQAVGREIKLLKSDLPQGVWVRGYEDRMDLLSIMIAGPAKTPYEDGLFMFDVQLGGEYPRAPPLCHYISYCSDRLNPNLYEDGKVCVSLLGTWSGRGVEVWGKDSSLLQVIVSLQGLILCAEPYFNEAGFDKQKGSQQGRENSRMYNEMVLLKLVQSLTKMIGHPPDIFRQEIYTHQSNHANSLCNRLTRWMHMSEEHNARHPESPLTPDTILKNTAKYDLQAPEYPLIPASRGFCLTLRSSLDCYRNALTKAGIKFESTL; this comes from the exons atggcgggggcgggggcggtggcgggggcgggggcgctTCAGCCTCAGCCTCGGCATCAGCAGCCGCAGCCGCAGCCGCAGccgcagcagcagcagcagccggCTGACCACACGTACTTCTACGAGGACGAGGTGTACCGCGTGAGTGCGCGCGGCCAAGTGGGCTTCGGGCTGGTGCTGGACAACTGCGAGGGCAGCTCCAGCGACTCGGACGGCGAGCAGCTGCAGCGCGGAGACCTTCGCGTCGTGTGGCATCCTTCGGGCCGGGAGAGGGTCGTCCCCGACAGATCG gTTGGTTTGGCGGATCGTGCTTTGATGCCCGGAGATGTAGTCCGGCGTATGATAAAGGGAAAAGATACTCAACGAGGATATTGCCGAGATATAGTCGTGACCGGAGCAGTCCAAGTTGTCGGTACCAATTTCGTCTTATCTACTGTACCTAGTGAACGTTTACAACCGTTGGAAGAGTTTACAGCTGATTTGGCAGTATGCTTAGATTCTTGGGTTGGAACTACAAAg ATCGTTCATAGCAAATTGCGTTTGGTGTCGAGTGACGGTTCACGCCTAGAATTTCCAGATGTAAATTTGTGTCTGTTAGAGGATTGTGTGCAACGTCGCCGTAGAGCTGTTTGTACCGGAATGGAACATCACGCCGCTAGTGAATTTTATCCGGGACAAACTGTAGTTGGTCCACTGGGGGCTCTCGATCATGCCGTTTGGCTTAATACCACTAAAGAAATGGATGCAgctaaaaaacacaaaatgagAGAGCATAAG tttACTGTTGAGTGTGTCGAAACTGAAAGCGTCGGAGTTCATTGGCAATGTAGGGCTCTAGGGGAACAAGCCGGAGCTGGACCACCACAGCAGCCTCGTTTCCTCGTAGAGGGTGAAGATCTTCGCCGGTTGAAACTATTGAATTTGTTTGAACCGTGCACTCTTCAAGTGGGTGCTAAAAATTTTCTCACATTAACCGCTGAAGACAATTTTTGTACCAAAGCTCAATGGAAAAAGACTCAGA acaaATTATATAGAGCTCTGCGTAAACAAACTAAACCACCCCGTTCTAGTAAATCCAAGGAGTCTGTAACGAAAGAATCTAATAATGCAATTGCAATATCAGAATCGAATACCACGGGCGCACACTCATTCAGATTGCCCTCCAAGCCGAAGAGACGACTCTCGGCATATAACCGAGAGGGAAAAATCATTTGCGCGCACACTGTACAAGTTCCGATCGGTTACGAAATTAAGCAATATTGCCTTGGTTCCAAAGAAGTGACAACGGAAAATTCGAATAAAGATGATCTGGACGCCCAGACAAAAATGGATGTCGACATTGTGATTGTCGATGACGAAAAAAAAGCCGTATACAAAAATGTTGATAGTGGAACTAATGATAAAATCGACGTAGACATATTAAACAAGGATTCCAATATGAAAAATTCGATTTTGCCACAGCGTAGTGATGAAGGCTCACACTTGGACGTTCCCGACAAGGCGTGCAACGGTAAGAGCTCGCCTTCGGATCGTTCATGCTCTCCGGAAATCGTCGAAGTATTAGAAAAACAAAAGAAACTGAGGAAGACGAAGGTTTCTAACAGCAATCGCTCTAGGAGCAATAGTCCGGCTGTGTTCAATGGCGAACAAAAGAATACAGAACATGGCGACTTGGATGATTCAGATAGTTGGTGCAATACAAGCTCCGACGAAGGTACTGACACCGACAGTTGTGCAACGTGGTCTTCACAGTGCTCATCTAGTACAAATAATTCGATGACTTCCGGTCGAGGTAAGAAATCACCACATTTAGTGACAAAGTTCTTGAAGGGCAAAAGGTTAAAAAGGACGGTGCGAAGAAATTCAGTCACACCTCAACCAAAACCCGGCGATAGGGTCGTTGTGGAGACTCTCTGTACGAAGAGTAAAGCTAACGTTGTATGGCAAGACGGCACCATTGAATTTGGCATTCCTTCGACTGAATTGTATCCCATCCACCATTTGGATGGACAGGAATGCTTTCCAGGCGATTTTGTAATAAGCGGAGCAAATTCCGAAGCATCTCCGTCACATAGAGACTACGGCGTCGTTCAGAATGTGGATCATTATGGACGAACGGCGATTGTTAAATGGTTCCGAACATATACAAATTGCCAGGATCCagt TCCTCAGATGGTGCTAGAGAGTGAAGTCAGCGTATACGATCTCAAAGATCATCCTGACTTTCAATACAGACCTGGAACGGTCGTTATAAGAGTGGCCAATTTTACGGGAAGTGAAGCCACTTGCACGGCTGGACAG GTTATGGATAATTTCCCATCTGGTCAAGTTAATGTCTATTGGGTCGACGGTCATACTAGTATGTGTTGGCCTCAAGATCTATATAAG GTTGGCGAATATGATTCTGATGAGGGTGATATTTGGGCTGATGATGGGAGCAGTTCGGACGATTCTTGGGAGACGCAATCGTCGGCTGGCGATTCGGGTGCCGGCTCTCACAAgggtaaaaaaattaaggacGATTCCGACGAAGGTCCTCTTTTGCCGGACGTCACCACCGATTCTTCTTTAGCCACTACATCTAGTTCGATTAAAG gagAGCTTCCGAAAGTACCTCGAGGACTTGAGCCGAGAGCCGCCATACATATTGAACGAGGCTTAAATGCGATGGCGAGAATGGAAGAAATCCTTTCGCAGAATCCGTCACTTCAGAGTCACGAA ataatgcGTAAACTATTAGCTCTCTATAAAGATTGTCGGTTTTTGGATCGATTAATGGGTACGTCTTTCTTCCACGAAGACCATTTTCAG GGATTGCTCGAAAGAGTTCGAGAGCGTGGGGGCACTCGTGAGTCGGTTAGCGGTGGGGCTGGTGTACGTCGGGCTCAAAATCAAGTTTTGAGGTTGTTTTCAAAAGACGACTCTGACCGTTTAGATAATCCTATAAATACTG ATTTAGTCGAAAGTTCAAAAATTAGTCAAATAGATAACTCATTGATCTCAAAAAAATCAAAGGCTATGACAAGTCTTTCGCCGACGCCCACAAGTGTAGAAATCAATAATGTCAAACTGAATCCGAATGCGTCGTCGAGTCCGAAAGCTTCAATATCACGCGAAGGCTCACCGTTgtccaattttaaaaattcctcTGAAGTCAACAATGACAAGAGCGCCGAaggaaatttaaatttgaaggaACCGTCTTTAGATGTTAAAATGTTGTCTCCGTCCAGTGAGGACTCCCTCAGCAAGTACGTAACGCCCGTCGGCAGCATGGGTGATCTGACGATACCGTTCGACAGGAGTCTCAATTGCACCGCAGACAAGAATAAAAACGAAGACTCGGGTGTCGACAGTCAATCACTGTCAATTTCGCACTCGAATGCAACTCAAATCGAATGCGAAAACAATGAGAGCTCTTCCAAGCATTCGGTCGCTGGCAAATCATCTTCGGAAG ATGTGAAATCGCATGCTGGCAACTCAACGTCCGACAGTCAACTCTCTAATCGTaatgtgtgtttaaaactatgcTCATTAATAACATTACAATTAATGAAAGCTTGCGCTGAAGTTAGTAG GAGGAGAAATTCATTGTACGTACCATTCCTTAACAGattaatgaatgaaaaaaatactgcaGGGGCCAAATTGCCATACCGCTTTTCTGT GCAATTTGATGACTTGGTTGTGACAATGACCGACGATGAGAAAGATGATGAACATAAAGGTGAGAATTCTGGTGAGAATCCAAGCGAAAAAATGGAGACGACTGAAACCGAAACTGCCACTTTACCTTCATTGACCGATAATAACGTTGAAAAGACCGAAGAAACAAATG AAGTGATCTCAGTTCCTCCTGCAATGGTGGGCGAATTTGGCGAAGGTTTTACGGTAATAGAATCAGCACCAACTTCGCATCGTTTCCGACTATCACTGCTGCAGCCGAGTGAACCTCGGGTGTTCCATCAAGCCGTCGGAAGGGAAATTAAATTGCTCAAGTCTGATCTTCCGCAAGGA GTTTGGGTGAGGGGATATGAGGATCGCATGGATTTGTTATCGATCATGATCGCCGGTCCCGCTAAAACGCCATATGAAGATGGCTTGTTTATGTTCGACGTGCAATTGGGCGGAGAGTATCCTCGTGCGCCACCTTTGTGTCATTATATATCGTATTGCTCCGATAGACTCAATCCAAATCTGTATGAAGACGGAAAG GTTTGCGTATCATTATTAGGCACATGGTCGGGACGAGGAGTCGAAGTATGGGGAAAAGACAGTTCCCTTCTGCAAGTTATAGTATCGTTGCAAGGTCTCATTTTGTGCGCCGAGCCGTATTTTAATGAAGCTGGATTCGATAAGCAAAAAG GATCTCAACAAGGTAGGGAAAACTCTCGCATGTACAATGAGATGGTGTTGTTGAAACTAGTCCAATCGCTGACGAAAATGATCGGCCATCCTCCAGATATATTCCGTCAAGAGATTTACACGCATCAGAGCAACCACGCGAACAGTCTGTGCAATCGATTGACGCGCTGGATGCACATGTCCGAGGAGCATAACGCTCGTCACCCGGAGAGTCCACTTACTCCCGAtaccatattaaaaaatacagctAAATACGATCTTCAAGCGCCGGAATATCCGCTGATTCCAGCGAGTAGAGGCTTCTGTCTGACGCTCCGCTCTTCGCTAGATTGCTATCGAAACGCTCTCACCAAAGCCGGCATCAAATTTGAAAGCACTTTATAG
- the LOC143920863 gene encoding nudC domain-containing protein 3, with the protein MPSSVSPGAESLLAALQAHEGRPLDFLNDVFTLLANSTNFYHISEDGTDDAGYPPGIAEKIVVGIFRSCNPNRNLQNGGIFLPAAIAEEVEITTFEDQDVESFSVDISDDLENINMALVEQTPETNAETADLSSENISFQSLNINSNSDIEGRKSTVDDNINVPPDNNETFPETSSETKSPDHDHKQENSESYNGAIRETFSWSQNICELDVTVPLPTGVTSKLLDVNITADLIRVRYRSKTEWETLINDKLTHKIKPAETLWVMSEGHIRIHLEKQIEKWWDSLVADEPKINTTTLNCSRPIHELSDEHMAKVREVQFNHMQRLAGLPTSEDMQKEDMLKKAWNLPGSPFANTPYDPNIFTP; encoded by the exons aTGCCAAGTTCCGTATCTCCGGGGGCAGAATCTCTACTAGCAGCACTCCAAGCTCACGAAGGTCGACCTCTTGACTTCCTTAACGATGTATTTACATTATTAGCGAATAG TACGAATTTTTATCACATATCGGAAGACGGCACTGACGATGCTGGATACCCACCAGGTATTGCTGAGAAAATAGTTGTTGGTATATTCCGATCGTGTAATCCCAATCGAAATTTACAAAATGGAGGCATATTCTTACCAGCCGCCATAGCCGAAGAGGTAGAGATCACCACATTCGAAGACCAAGATGTAGAGTCATTCTCCGTCGATATATCCGacgatttagaaaatattaatatggcTCTTGTAGAACAAACACCAGAAACAAATGCTGAAACTGCAGACCTTTCCTCGGAAAATATCAGCTTCCAATCACTAAACATAAACAGTAATTCCGACATCGAAGGTAGAAAATCGACTGTCGATGACAATATCAACGTACCTCCAGACAACAATGAAACATTTCCTGAAACTTCATCTGAAACAAAATCTCCAGATCATGATCATAAACAAGAAAATAGCGAATCATATAATGGTGCTATAAGAGAGACTTTCAGTTGGTCCCAAAATATTTGTGAATTAG atGTTACTGTTCCATTGCCGACGGGAGTCACATCGAAATTGTTGGACGTAAACATTACAGCGGATTTGATTCGAGTCCGATATCGATCAAAAACTGAATGGGAAACTCTTATCAATGATAAATTGACACACAAAATCAAACCAGCTGAAACTCTATGGGTTATGAGTGAAGGACATATTAGAATTCATCTTG aaaaacaaattgaaaagtGGTGGGATTCTCTCGTGGCAGACGAGCCTAAAATCAACACTACCACTCTGAACTGTTCTCGCCCAATCCACGAGCTCTCCGATGAACACATGGCCAAAGTCAGAGAAGTTCAATTCAATCACATGCAAAGACTCGCCGGCCTGCCGACTTCAGAAGATATGCAAAAAGAAGACATGCTTAAAAAGGCGTGGAATTTACCCGGATCACCGTTCGCAAACACACCATACGATCCCAACATATTCACAccctaa
- the LOC143921074 gene encoding uncharacterized protein LOC143921074 yields the protein MECRLCLSSGPIELSVSIYDNLDLLVQRIWSCCQLQVKQEDGLPATICQLCESKLESFSSFKNICIQNDEILKLRLAERLNIKTEEVTLDDFKWESELGKNSPSSTRNSYVEDEYIERKSSQLDSRDLKPAIGKAIIDPQLTQEGKRKYVNECNEDNTENSQMGGESWCPQNMIEIEISPQECQERTCPDVQTYYRNKLNEHISNHDELIPYKCEICSKILPSKSKLVAHIYTHTGLKSYNCNTCLKSFTSQYLLDEHMKGHELKLHKCQICHKLLSSNYKLVAHMFTHTGEKPHKCETCLKMFALKNTLAEHMKIHAEEKPFKCDKCSKLFASKSILVRHMKIHTGLRSHKCLICFKSFIFKHKLQEHMLCHSGLKAHKCDICTKTLSSKSKLVAHMCSHTGERPHKCDICSKSFIYKSNLNEHMKIHTGDNLKSYKCEICQKLLSSKSKLATHMYSHTGERPHKCDICLKSFISKNNLNEHMKIHAEDKPFKCDKCFKSFSSKSTMVKHVKTHTGEKPYMCDKCLKSYKSKYNLNEHMKIHSGENVKRHKCEMCLKLFSSKSRLVIHMAYHTGEKPYKCDNCLKSFPTVSNLEVHMRIHTGENLHNCDICPKSFTQKPLLVQHMRSHSGEKPHECVICFKSFKSKQYLEVHMKLHSDDTPHKCEICLKACASKSNLAVHMLNHTGEKPHKCEICAKSFRQKSTLVTHMITHTGEKPHKCNICSKFFGTKSKLNRHLNTHTRFKE from the exons ATGGAGTGTCGACTTTGTCTCTCTTCTGGACCAATCGAATTATCTGTTTCCATTTACGATAATCTAGACTTGCTGGTGCAGCGTATTTGGAGCTGCTGTCAACTACAG gtGAAACAAGAAGATGGGTTACCAGCTACTATATGCCAATTGTGCGAATCCAAACTTGAATCATTTAGTAGTTTTAAAAACATCTGTATTCAGAAtgatgaaatattgaaattaagatTAGCCGAACGTTTAAATATCAAAACGGAAGAAGTCACATTAGATGACTTTAAGTGGGAGAGTGAGCTTGGTAAAAATTCACCATCCTCTACGCGTAACTCTTATGTTGAAGACGAATATATAGAAAGAAAATCAAGCCAATTGGATAGTAGGGACTTAAAGCCTGCTATCGGGAAAGCAATAATAGACCCTCAACTTACTCAAGAAGGTAaacgtaaatatgtaaatgaatgtAATGAAGATAATACTGAAAACTCGCAG ATGGGTGGAGAAAGTTGGTGTCCTCAAAACATGATCGAAATTGAAATCTCTCCTCAAGAATGTCAGGAAAGGACATGTCCAGATGTTCAAACATATtacagaaataaattaaatgaacacATATCAAATCACGATGAGCTGattccatacaaatgtgaaatttgttcaaaaattttaccATCGAAATCCAAATTAGTAGCACACATTTACACTCATACTGGGTTAAAATCATACAATTGTAATACATGTTTAAAATCTTTTACTTCTCAATACTTGTTAGATGAACATATGAAAGGTCACGAGTTGAAATTACACAAATGTCAGATAtgtcacaaattattatcatcgaATTATAAATTAGTAGCACATATGTTTactcacactggggaaaaaccTCACAAATGTGAGACGTGTTTGAAAATGTTTGCATTAAAAAACACCCTGGCTGAACACATGAAAATTCATGCTGAggaaaaaccgttcaaatgtgacaAATGTTCAAAGTTATTTGCGTCTAAATCTATCTTAGTGAGACATATGAAAATTCACACAGGGTTAAGATCACACAAATGTTTGATTTGTTTTAAGTCTTTCATTTTTAAACACAAATTACAGGAACATATGTTGTGTCATAGTGGATTAAAAGCTCACAagtgtgatatatgtacaaagaCGCTATCGTCCAAATCGAAATTAGTTGCACACATGTGTAGTCATACTGGGGAAAGACCACACAAGTGTGATATATGTTCAAAATCGTTTATATACAAATCCAACTTGAATGAACATATGAAAATTCATACTGGGGACAATTTAAAATCCTACAAATGCGAAATATGTCAAAAGTTACTATCATCCAAATCAAAATTAGCCACGCACATGTACAGCCACACCGGTGAGCGACCGCATAAATGTGATATATGTTTGAAATCGTTCATATCTAAAAACAACCTGAACGAACATATGAAAATTCATGCTGAGGATAAACCGTTTAAATGTGATAAATGTTTCAAATCTTTCTCATCCAAATCCACGATGGTTAAACACGTGAAAACTCACACTGGAGAAAAACCATATATGTGTGATAAATGCTTAAAGTCATACAAATCCAAATACAATCTAAACGAACATATGAAAATACACTCCGGTGAAAATGTAAAACGACATAAATGCGAAATGTGTCTCAAATTGTTCTCATCAAAATCCCGATTAGTTATACACATGGCGTATCACACCGGGGAAAAGCCATATAAATGTGACAACTGTTTAAAATCCTTCCCGACCGTATCTAATTTGGAGGTACATATGAGGATTCACACCGGCGAAAATCTGCACAACTGTGACATATGTCCAAAATCATTCACTCAAAAACCTCTGCTGGTGCAACATATGAGATCTCACAGTGGGGAAAAACCGCACGAGTGTGTCATATGTTTCAAGTCTTTCAAATCAAAACAGTATTTAGAGGTCCATATGAAGCTGCACAGCGATGATACGCCACACAAGTGCGAAATATGCTTAAAGGCATGCGCTTCTAAATCTAATTTGGCAGTGCATATGTTGAATCACACTGGGGAGAAACctcataaatgtgaaatttgtgcAAAATCGTTCAGACAAAAATCCACGTTGGTCACTCATATGATAACTCACACCGGGGAAAAACCGCACAAGTGTAATATATGCTCAAAATTTTTCGGAACCAAGAGTAAATTAAATCGACATTTAAACACTCACACTCGATTTAAAGAATAA
- the LOC143920864 gene encoding uncharacterized protein LOC143920864 isoform X1: MQCIPSPHNHFIVQLSYSTHNWSSKHATFIVRSTPTPTPTSQPSTNRNSKRDDMTKLHRHFSHPSPYIWGWKELKKIEQSKRSGCGADEIYTYTIILDISRTELFGQRRKTRADYGRLFSTTPK, from the exons ATGCAGTGCATACCATCACCTCATAACCactttattgttcaattatcgTACTCTACTCATAACTGGTCATCTAAACACGCAACTTTTATTGTTCGcagcacacccacacccacacccacatcACAGCCTTCTACGAATCGAAACTCCAAGCGAGATGACATGACTAAACTACACCGTCACTTCTCTCACCCTTCTCCATATATATGGGGGTG gaaagagttgaaaaaaatagagcaatctaaAAGGTCGGGCTGCGGAGCTGatgagatatatacatataccatcaTCCTCGACATTTCACGAACTGAGCTTTTTGGCCAACGTAGAAAAACCCGTGCTGACTATG gaagatTATTCTCAACAACACCAAAATGA
- the LOC143920864 gene encoding uncharacterized protein LOC143920864 isoform X2: protein MGVVYEKELKKIEQSKRSGCGADEIYTYTIILDISRTELFGQRRKTRADYGRLFSTTPK from the exons ATGGGGGTGGTATAtga gaaagagttgaaaaaaatagagcaatctaaAAGGTCGGGCTGCGGAGCTGatgagatatatacatataccatcaTCCTCGACATTTCACGAACTGAGCTTTTTGGCCAACGTAGAAAAACCCGTGCTGACTATG gaagatTATTCTCAACAACACCAAAATGA
- the LOC143921326 gene encoding uncharacterized protein LOC143921326 has protein sequence MECRLCLYSAAAQSSVSTYDNLDLLVQRIWNCCQLQVKQNDGLPDTICQSCESNLKVFTSFKNICVHNDKILRLRLSERLNIKTEEVILDDLNWENEFNAHSSAFIYNYPIIDVEAADKEIRNTEKSHKCKTCLKSLSSYSELKTHMYTHSVEKPHKCELCLKSFALKSILVRHLKIPTGDRPYKCDFC, from the exons ATGGAATGTCGATTATGTTTGTATTCTGCAGCAGCCCAGTCGTCTGTTTCCACCTACGATAACCTTGATTTGCTGGTGCAGCGTATCTGGAACTGCTGCCAGTTACAG GTGAAACAAAATGATGGATTGCCAGATACAATATGCCAATCGTGTGAATCCAATCTTAAAGTTTTCACCAGTTTCAAAAACATCTGTGTACATAATGATAAAATCCTGAGATTAAGATTATCCGAACGTTTGAATATCAAAACGGAAGAAGTAATACTAGATGATTTAAATTGGGAGAACGAGTTTAATGCTCATTCATCTGCATTCATTTACAACTACCCCATAATTGATGTTGAAGCTGCAGATAAAGAAATTCGCAATACagaaaaatcacacaaatgcaAGACGTGTTTGAAGTCCTTATCTTCTTATTCCGAATTAAagacacatatgtatactcactcagtggaaaagccacacaaatgtgagctGTGTTTGAAATCGTTTGCATTAAAATCTATCTTAGTGAGACATTTGAAAATTCCCACTGGAGATAGACCTTATAAATGCGATTTCTGTTAA